A section of the Mesorhizobium loti genome encodes:
- a CDS encoding nitrogen fixation protein NifZ, whose amino-acid sequence MGLEREQDIEIRTPPRFAPGERVRATRHIKNDGTYPGKEIGENLVRKGDEGYVRDIGTFLQQFYIYAVEWIDRGTVVGMRARELMSLETARTPCSAEIGAGFNEGTAG is encoded by the coding sequence ATGGGCCTCGAACGCGAACAGGACATCGAAATCCGTACACCTCCGCGATTCGCGCCGGGTGAGCGGGTCCGCGCCACACGCCATATAAAAAATGACGGCACCTATCCTGGCAAGGAGATCGGTGAAAACCTGGTGCGCAAAGGCGACGAGGGCTATGTGCGCGACATCGGCACCTTTCTCCAGCAGTTCTACATCTATGCAGTCGAATGGATCGATCGCGGCACCGTCGTCGGCATGCGTGCCCGTGAACTCATGAGCCTTGAGACGGCTCGGACTCCTTGCAGTGCCGAAATCGGTGCTGGTTTTAACGAAGGAACGGCCGGATGA
- the gmd gene encoding GDP-mannose 4,6-dehydratase, which yields MSQRKVALITGITGQDGSYLAELLLEKGYSVHGIKRRSSLFNTGRIDHLYHDPHESGVDLTLHHGDLTDSSSLTRVIQLVQPNEIYNLAAQSHVAVSFEEPEYTANSDALGALRILEAIRILGLVEHTRYYQASTSELYGLVRETPQTETTPFYPRSPYAVAKLYAHWITVNYREAYNLYACNGILFNHESPARGETFVTRKITRALARIKLGMQQTLFLGNLNARRDWGHARDYVQMQWLMLQQEQPEDFVIASGEQHSVREFVNVAAAELGIGVRWVGEGVDEEGYDAKTGALIVKVDPRYFRPAEVETLLGDARKAKEKLGWEPKISFIELVREMVREDLHMAERDAVLMKQGYYSHSPQELC from the coding sequence TTGTCGCAGAGAAAAGTCGCTTTAATCACCGGGATTACGGGGCAAGACGGTTCCTACCTCGCAGAATTGCTTTTGGAAAAGGGCTATTCTGTGCATGGGATAAAAAGACGATCGTCTCTTTTTAATACGGGCCGTATCGACCATCTCTATCATGACCCTCATGAAAGTGGCGTTGATCTTACCCTTCACCACGGGGACTTGACAGATTCGTCCAGCCTTACGCGCGTCATACAACTGGTGCAGCCGAACGAAATTTACAATTTGGCAGCTCAGAGCCACGTGGCAGTCTCCTTTGAAGAACCAGAATACACCGCGAACTCCGATGCCTTGGGTGCGCTGCGTATCCTCGAGGCAATTCGGATCTTGGGGCTCGTCGAGCATACGCGCTACTACCAAGCCTCGACGTCTGAGCTCTACGGGCTGGTGCGGGAAACGCCACAGACCGAGACGACACCTTTCTACCCCCGATCACCCTACGCTGTTGCCAAATTGTATGCTCACTGGATCACCGTAAACTATCGAGAAGCTTACAATTTGTATGCGTGTAACGGCATTTTATTCAATCATGAGTCACCCGCGCGCGGAGAAACATTCGTAACACGCAAAATCACGCGCGCCCTGGCTCGGATCAAGCTTGGAATGCAGCAGACTCTATTCTTGGGCAACCTTAATGCGCGTCGCGATTGGGGGCACGCTCGAGACTACGTCCAGATGCAGTGGTTGATGCTGCAGCAGGAGCAACCTGAAGACTTTGTGATCGCTAGCGGTGAGCAACATTCGGTGCGCGAATTCGTCAACGTCGCGGCCGCTGAACTCGGCATCGGTGTTCGTTGGGTGGGGGAAGGGGTCGACGAAGAGGGGTACGATGCAAAGACGGGAGCTCTGATCGTAAAAGTAGATCCCCGTTATTTTCGTCCTGCCGAGGTCGAGACACTTCTCGGCGATGCCCGCAAGGCCAAAGAAAAACTTGGGTGGGAGCCCAAGATATCCTTCATCGAATTGGTTAGGGAGATGGTTCGGGAGGATTTGCACATGGCAGAGCGTGACGCAGTGCTGATGAAGCAGGGTTATTATTCACACAGTCCACAAGAGTTATGCTGA
- the nifT gene encoding putative nitrogen fixation protein NifT, whose product MKVMIRRTGDGLTAYVPKKDLEEPIIKADNEHLWGGVVTLKNGWRLVLPDLPRETPLPITVEARKIPDES is encoded by the coding sequence ATGAAGGTAATGATCCGCAGGACCGGTGATGGCTTGACGGCGTATGTTCCCAAAAAGGATCTCGAAGAGCCGATCATCAAGGCCGACAACGAACACTTATGGGGCGGGGTCGTGACGCTGAAGAATGGCTGGCGGTTAGTCCTGCCCGACCTTCCGCGGGAAACGCCTTTGCCGATCACCGTCGAGGCAAGGAAGATTCCCGACGAGAGCTGA
- a CDS encoding GDP-L-fucose synthase family protein, protein MENKKMKKVYVAGHRGLVGSATMRALEALGSYEIITRTHDELDLFDRSETRSFFMSRRPDYVVMCAAKVGGILANATSPVDFLHNNLAIQVSVFDAAYASGVERMIFLGSSCIYPRDCPQPIREEYLLTGPLEATNRPYALAKIAGVESCWSFNRQYKARYLALMPTNLYGPGDNYHPENCHVLPALIRRFHQAKVNGDTSVGVWGSGKPRREFMYSSDLGDAIAFLLGLPDSDFDALTAADTAPLINVGVGEDVTIREAAELVKAAVCWEGNLVFDSTKPDGTPRKLLDVTRLRNLGWKAKTSLGAGLQATYEDFLRLHGA, encoded by the coding sequence ATGGAAAACAAAAAGATGAAGAAAGTCTACGTGGCAGGTCATCGCGGCCTTGTGGGATCCGCCACCATGAGAGCCCTCGAGGCGTTAGGATCCTATGAGATAATAACACGCACTCACGACGAACTGGATCTATTTGATCGGAGCGAGACGCGCAGCTTCTTCATGTCGCGGCGACCTGATTACGTCGTTATGTGCGCCGCGAAGGTTGGTGGTATACTGGCGAACGCTACCTCCCCTGTCGATTTCCTTCACAACAACCTCGCGATTCAAGTCAGTGTTTTTGATGCCGCTTACGCGTCCGGCGTCGAACGGATGATTTTTCTTGGCTCCTCGTGTATCTATCCACGCGACTGTCCACAGCCGATACGGGAGGAATACCTTCTCACCGGTCCGCTTGAAGCGACAAATCGTCCCTACGCTTTGGCAAAGATCGCAGGTGTTGAATCATGCTGGTCTTTCAACCGGCAGTACAAGGCGCGCTATCTCGCGTTGATGCCGACCAACTTATATGGTCCGGGCGATAATTATCACCCCGAAAATTGTCACGTTCTGCCTGCTCTGATACGCCGTTTTCATCAAGCTAAAGTAAACGGCGACACCTCGGTGGGGGTCTGGGGATCCGGAAAGCCTCGGCGAGAGTTTATGTATTCGTCGGATCTAGGTGATGCCATAGCGTTCCTGCTTGGCCTGCCAGATTCGGATTTTGACGCCTTGACAGCCGCCGACACTGCGCCCCTGATTAATGTTGGCGTTGGTGAGGATGTCACAATTCGCGAGGCAGCGGAACTCGTCAAGGCGGCAGTCTGCTGGGAGGGCAATCTGGTATTCGACTCGACGAAGCCAGACGGTACTCCGCGCAAGTTACTGGACGTAACGCGCTTGCGTAACCTTGGCTGGAAAGCCAAGACGTCTCTTGGTGCCGGGTTGCAAGCGACGTATGAGGATTTTCTTCGCCTTCATGGGGCTTGA
- a CDS encoding 4Fe-4S binding protein gives MAFKIIASQCTQCGACEFECPSGAIKFKGETYVIDPKKCTECEGTFETQQCASVCPVSKTCVPA, from the coding sequence ATGGCCTTTAAGATCATAGCTTCCCAATGTACCCAGTGCGGCGCCTGCGAGTTCGAATGCCCTTCCGGCGCGATCAAGTTCAAGGGCGAGACCTATGTGATCGATCCGAAAAAGTGCACCGAATGCGAGGGCACCTTCGAAACGCAACAATGCGCCTCGGTGTGTCCGGTGTCGAAGACTTGCGTCCCCGCCTGA
- a CDS encoding SIR2 family NAD-dependent protein deacylase, which produces MNTMTSGHLVVIRDSFAERQLDLLKAALAADHVIPYLGPGLLETSSAEPLVPNTPEAVAAALHKRTPAPSKIRTNMWSVAQYIEQRRHRRTLKVWMAEIFAVPVLPTVFHAWLATLPLSVIIDSWYDGAMRAALIQARRTDVVEIQGVPRAHETGDIWTKAYDLSGILLESAPTAKTVLYAPHGGARPAANFLVADSDYVEVLSEIDIQTPIPDLVKERRASRGLFFLGCRFNDQMLRTYARQIMKRSNGPHFAAMDTATLTKNERRFLAASAITVIDMPTGQAAARLVGLGETLHEAKRAIV; this is translated from the coding sequence ATGAACACGATGACCTCGGGCCACCTCGTCGTTATTCGGGACAGTTTTGCTGAAAGGCAACTTGACCTTTTGAAGGCAGCGCTCGCGGCCGATCACGTAATTCCCTATCTCGGGCCGGGTCTGCTTGAGACCAGCTCCGCCGAACCGCTCGTACCGAATACCCCCGAAGCCGTTGCCGCAGCGCTCCACAAGCGCACGCCGGCCCCTTCGAAGATTCGCACCAACATGTGGTCGGTTGCGCAGTATATCGAACAGCGCCGGCACCGCCGCACGCTTAAAGTTTGGATGGCCGAAATATTCGCCGTCCCGGTGCTGCCGACCGTCTTCCATGCCTGGCTTGCAACGCTGCCGCTCTCCGTGATCATCGACAGCTGGTACGACGGTGCCATGCGCGCGGCCCTAATACAGGCCCGCCGAACGGACGTCGTTGAAATACAAGGGGTCCCACGGGCGCACGAGACCGGCGACATTTGGACGAAAGCCTACGATTTGTCCGGGATATTACTCGAATCCGCACCGACGGCGAAGACGGTTCTTTACGCCCCCCACGGCGGCGCCAGGCCGGCCGCAAACTTCCTCGTCGCAGATTCCGACTATGTCGAAGTGCTGAGCGAAATCGATATCCAGACGCCGATCCCTGACCTTGTGAAGGAACGGCGAGCCAGCCGTGGTCTTTTCTTCCTCGGCTGCCGCTTCAACGATCAGATGCTGCGCACCTATGCCCGACAGATCATGAAGCGCTCCAATGGCCCACATTTTGCGGCAATGGATACAGCGACGCTGACCAAGAACGAGCGCCGCTTCCTTGCAGCAAGCGCAATCACGGTCATTGACATGCCGACGGGTCAAGCCGCGGCCCGTCTCGTCGGATTGGGCGAGACATTGCATGAAGCCAAAAGGGCAATCGTTTGA